TCATATCTATCATTTAAGAAATATAGTCCTTGTAATACATCGGCTTGTTTAATGAAACAAGAACGAAGTATTCTATCCCATGACCAGTTCTGGTTAATAGGAAGTTCGTCTTTAGGAATATCGTCAACAGTTTTCATTTCTTTGTCCATATATCCATCTTGTTGCTCAAATACATCTAATGATTCTATATAAGGATAATACATCTTATCTATGATATCCTGCCATTTTTCTGTTTCTTTGTCTGTAAGATTTAATTTATCTATTAATTCTTCATATCTATCAGGATATTCATTTTTTAGGAATTCTTTCACTTTTAGAGTATAATCTAAATTCCAAGCTGCCATAGTGTTTGTATACCAGTTATTGTTTACATTGTTTTCATATTCATTAGGACCTGTTACTCCAAGTATCATGTATTTATCCTTAAATGGATTATAATTAACACGGTCTGCCCAATATCTACTGGTTTCTACTAAAACTTCAAATCCATATTCAGCTAAATAATCCTTATCATCTGTATATCTTACATAATTATATATAGCGTAGGAGATAGCAGCATTTCTATGAATTTCTTCAAAGGTGATTTCCCATTCATTGTGACATTCTTCACCGTTCATAGTTACCATAGGATAAAGGGCACCCTTCATACCCAGCTTACGAGCATTTTCCTTTGCCTTTTCAAGGTGATTATATCTATAGATTAGTAAATTCCTTGCAATATTTTGTTCTCTAGTACTTAAATAAAAGTTTAAGCAATAGGCTTCAGTATCCCAGTATGTACTACCACCATATTTTTCACCTGTAAAACCTTTAGGTCCTATATTTAGTCTTGGGTCATGTCCAGTATAGGTTTGATTTAACTGGAATATATTAAATCTAATACCTTGTTGAGCACTTGGGTCACCTTCTATAATAATGTCACTTTCTAACCAGCGTTCTTCCCAAGCATTACTATGTTCTTCAAATAATTTATCGAATCCTTTGTCATATGCATAATTTACTCTTTCAATAGAAGCATTTTTAATTTCATTAACAGGATAATCTCGATTTGTTGTTACTGCTATGTATTTGTATAGGGTAGTAGTACTACCTTTTTTAGCAGTAACAGTTATTGTATTACCTACATATTTTTCTTTTTCTATAGACTCTATTTGGCCTTTTAATTCGATATTATCTTGAAGGACATTGTATTTCATAGCTGTACATACATGGAAGTCTAATTTTTTAGTTTTCATTGTCAAATGACCTTCATATTTATCTACTGATTTGTCAACCTCTAACCAAAATTTTTCTCCATAGTTAGAGTCCTCATTAGAT
Above is a genomic segment from Caldisalinibacter kiritimatiensis containing:
- a CDS encoding glycoside hydrolase family 65 protein; the protein is MNKQYTKIDEWNIIEEGLHPDDNRIYESIMSIGNGHMGMRGNFEEDYSGDSLQGTYIAGVYYPDKTRVGWWKNGYPEYFAKVLNATNFIGIGVMIDDEVIDLAKTKVEDFKRILNMKHGYLLRTFTIVDSKGRKTKVEVKRFTSIKDLEVAAISYSITPLNHDASVTFTPYLDGDVSNEDSNYGEKFWLEVDKSVDKYEGHLTMKTKKLDFHVCTAMKYNVLQDNIELKGQIESIEKEKYVGNTITVTAKKGSTTTLYKYIAVTTNRDYPVNEIKNASIERVNYAYDKGFDKLFEEHSNAWEERWLESDIIIEGDPSAQQGIRFNIFQLNQTYTGHDPRLNIGPKGFTGEKYGGSTYWDTEAYCLNFYLSTREQNIARNLLIYRYNHLEKAKENARKLGMKGALYPMVTMNGEECHNEWEITFEEIHRNAAISYAIYNYVRYTDDKDYLAEYGFEVLVETSRYWADRVNYNPFKDKYMILGVTGPNEYENNVNNNWYTNTMAAWNLDYTLKVKEFLKNEYPDRYEELIDKLNLTDKETEKWQDIIDKMYYPYIESLDVFEQQDGYMDKEMKTVDDIPKDELPINQNWSWDRILRSCFIKQADVLQGLYFLNDRYDLETKKRNFDFYEPKTVHESSLSPCVYSIIAAEIGYEDKAYELYLRTARLDLDNYNNDTDDGLHITSMAGTWMSIVHGFGGMRIKNDTLSLSPFIPKAWARYSFKILFRGHLLKVITDKDQVRIVQEKGDTFTLKIYDEDYTLNENGEITVDIQHQQISLAVN